Genomic window (Bacillus sp. (in: firmicutes)):
GGGGATGGTGTAAATACTTTTAAATTACCCGATTTAAGGGGACGTATTCCAATTCATCGTAGTCAAACTCATCCATTAGGGCAATTAGGCGGTGTAGAAAAGGTTACATTAACAAGCGGTCAAATGCCAGTGCATACACATTCGGTAAATGCAGTTGCGGTTGAAGCTGATAATGAATCTCCAAAAAATATGCTTTGGGCAAAAAATAAGACTAGTGAGAGTACGACAGATTATAAAAACTATTCTAATGAAGCTCAAACGAAAGTTTCTATGAATGCTAGTGTTATTTCACACGAAGGTGGAGGGCAACCACATGACAACATGATGCCTTCATTAGCTATCTCT
Coding sequences:
- a CDS encoding phage tail protein, whose protein sequence is MGESYVGEIRMFGGNYAPRGWALCDGSVLNIAENEILFSLIGTTYGGDGVNTFKLPDLRGRIPIHRSQTHPLGQLGGVEKVTLTSGQMPVHTHSVNAVAVEADNESPKNMLWAKNKTSESTTDYKNYSNEAQTKVSMNASVISHEGGGQPHDNMMPSLAISFIISLSGIYPTQP